From the genome of Labeo rohita strain BAU-BD-2019 chromosome 12, IGBB_LRoh.1.0, whole genome shotgun sequence:
TGTTAGTGAGTGTTTAATCTCTTTCTGAACATATTTCACCTACTTTAGTGCTCCAAATATAAACCAGcatcatttacacacatttatcAGATTTGCTCTTAACATTTTATCTCCTAGAATAAAGTTGACGCTTGCACTTCAGATAGTGATGAGCTGTTTAGACACTAAAATGCTTGAATAAAGTTgtctgaaaacatgataaatatGCAGTGCAATTCTGTGTTTGTTGGCAGCACTGCTCTGTTCTCACAATATCTTTTATCTTTGGTGTGCAAACTGATGTTATCTCACTCTTCATACATTCACACGTTTGTCTCATGATTAATATCAACTTTTGTCTtcatctacatttacattttaatgttcatcTCTTTAGTGAGTTTTGTAGGTCTGTGCTGAGATTTGCTACACTTGACTTTCACACATTATTTTCACTTCAATAATCACACAGCAGTATTTCACTCAAATCATCCACACTTTGTTATGTGCTCAAACTTTTAGTTTTTCTGTTGAACCCGAgctctgcaatctgagggtttTTAAAGGCTCTCATTAACACTGAACACCTGCCTTCACTAATCAGCCCTGTTAATTAGCCTGTTAATGGGTTGTGTGTTTCAAACAAAAGGGATTTAAAGACTTACGAGATTTTCGTTACTTAAAAATGCATCCATGCCAATCAGAATTAGTCAATGAACATTTTTGAGCAATTAACACTTTAGACTGTTGTATTATGTTAAAATCTGGGTATAATCCTTATGGTGTAGGACAAATGAACTGTAATTCAAAGTAATTCAGCAAAATTAAGGttaaaacagttcatttttaacattaatacttctcctgcattacaaaaaaacaaacaaaaacatgggcacacatgatttttaaaactgttttcacttttcatttttttcccatcaAATCACTTATTCTGTGTACTTTCCTGAGGCTCAAACAATAAGTGCATGGCACTCTCAACACCAAAATCACAGATTTGATTCCCATTTAATTTTACACCAAAACCATCTACCATCAATGCAGTgcaaatttctttaaataaaagaatctgccaaatgcataaacgTAAACAGCCTTAGAGGGTGAAATGTGAGGGTCAAACAGACTCACAAACATCATGATCGTAATAAAAAATCATGCACATTCCACAACGCATCAGAGGTTGAAACTGTGCATGCATGTTTATGCAATGAAAAATGTCACagtatgatttattaaaaacagaaaagatattactttgcatttttgaaaagttttgcaAACAGATGGCAACATTGTCAAAATTATCCCTGTTTAAGCTGACGGGCTGATGCATcccaggccagtagttggcaaTGTAAATAAACACTGCATGCCTATTTTAATTCCTTTTATGTACGGCACTTTGAATTACcgttgtgtatgaaatgtgctatataaataaacttgccttgccttgacATAATACCTATACACTGAATACATAATACACATGTGCATGACAACTTTCCACAATTTTCATAAAATCATGCTTTTGTAGTTTACATGGAGACAATGACGgtattgtttttcaaaaactttgaaACCATAAATTTTGAGGTTGCATTTTCAGACCGTTTAGGTGTAAATGAATGCCCAAGGTGAAAACGGTGTCTGTAATCGCCCCTTAGGTTTGCAAATAAAATGCTAGAATTACACCACATCAGTTCTCCTCTCTTATTCTCTTATAAgagactttttgtttgtttatacgTCTCGTTTTCCTCTCACCTGATCTCTCGGAGCAGCAGAAGCTTCTCTGGCGTGTTCAGGATGGCCAGTAGCGGATGCACAAGTGTCGTAAGCCCTCGCTCTGACAAATACTGTAAGAGCAGCACATGAGTTTTGTCTCTGGATAAACAAAACCTTTACTTATTTGACAACATCAGCATGGGTAGATGAATCTCCTTTACCCGCTTACAGATTTCCATGAGCACGACCACGTCTTCATCCTCCAGCAGTCTGACGGCCATTTCTCGCAGCTGAGACATCGCATCCCGCTCAGATAAACCAGCATCACACCTGCCTGTAAACATGCAGTAAAATCAGgtttcaatcattttaaaaagtttaagtaaTAGAGGAGTTtagtgttttaattaatttaattttaaagagtTTGCAATGCATTTTGTGATTGTTTTCTGTATGAAGGACCCATGCAGTGCTGTTTCAGATTTAGTTCAAAGAACATGATGTCTAGTATTACCCAGACTGCTCTCTGAGCGAGATGGAGATCTGGAGCGGGATCTTGAGGAATCTCGCTTTCGGAAGAGACCGAAGAACGTTTTTGAGCGATGCAGTGGCCTGCTTCCATCTTCTCCTTTTTCTGTCTGCTTCCTCTTGTGTTTCTTTTCCTCCTCTGTGAAAACAGCAGACACAAAGCGTTTGCTTTAATGATACTGAAATCAGatcttgttttgttaaatttgaTCATAGTCAAACATTGCATATAAAAGCTTCTGCACTTCTAAAATTAACAAAGTGGTATTTGTTTACCATTTTATAAATGGTATAGCAAAATATGGCACCAAAATGAATTTTCCTGAAACCAAAATTATAGTTTTCACTTAGCCTAAActgaaaatagtttatttaataattaataaaatgtattaaatattgaaCACTTGATAGAAAGTGTTTTGTCTGAATATTTTTCTGTATGTGGCTGCATATGACTGGTCAACCTTACCTGACACAGTCACGTGACTTCGTGTTCGGCGTATCGGAGGACTCGGTCGGCTGAGAGCCATTAGCAGAGATGTTTTTCTGCCCTCAACTCTTCTCTCTCCTAACTCTTCTTCGCTCCGGATCACAGAGTCCTGCAGCAGTTCAGTGGGTCCTCGGCTCAGCGTCCGCAGCTGCTCCGACTGACCGCCACCGTCGGTGGAATCTGGATGAAACTGGGTCTCAGTGGAGCCGCGGACGTCTGACATTTTGGCTCCTAAGGGCAAACTAACGGGCAGAGTCGCTTGAGAGAGACCGCTCACGGAGCCCAGGGGCGTTCCAGAGGACAGAGACGAGGTGGACGAGTGAGACTCCGAGCCTTGTGAAGACGAATAGATGGTTCCGCTGCCTGCTGGAGGAGGTCAAAGATCAATGTACTGAGAAATTAACCCACATATTGTGAAACAAAACTCACCTTTATTCATCCAGCTGAGTTCTGTCACCATTTCTTTGTAGGCTGGATATCTGCCTGCTTCCTGTAAACAAAACGgttatttcacatttatataCAAGCTTTCAATCAACACAGAAtatcatatgtgacccaggaccacaaaaccagtcatattttttgaaactgagatttatgcatcatctgaaagcttaatactttttccattgatgtatggtttgttagcacaatattttgctgagatacaactatttgaaaatctggaataaaaaatattgaggaaatcgcctttaaagctgtccaaatgaagttcttagcaatgcatattagtaatcataaattaagttttgatatatttacagtaggaaatttacaaaatatcttcatggaacatgatctttacgtaatatcctcacgacacaaaagaaaaatcaataattttgacccatacaatgtattgctacttaagactggttttgtggtccagggtcacattttatctGTAATCTTTAAGCTTTTACATCAGCCTGAAAACCTAAACCCTGTTTTTGGTTTTCTGATGTCAGTTAATGATCACattacatgcaggtaaacaaataaaatatttaattgttttttagtaAGAAGTAAGCAAAACAATTTTATAAGCAAAAcaattttgattgtttttattctaaaatCACTTAATCACTTAGTCTTACATTCttagtatttaattaatattccagcaaataaaaaatacattcatgGTTCCCAGTTGGATAATAGTTACATGACGTGCATTCAAacataaaatagtttaatattttaataattgtaataatttattttgatttttaaatatttatttgagtttatattgtttatGGTTTAACTGTTTGTGTcttatttgaattgtttttttttttttatattatttattttaattttgcatttttttttttttaaaattattttttcaataattaacCAACACACCTGTATGTTTACTGTTCTCTGATGTTGGTTAATGCTCACTTAACATTTaggtaaacaataaaatatcatatataaaacattcatttttagtaatagctttaattgccttttttatttttaatttcttttttttatgattttttactttttcatgaCTTATTAGCTTATgagttattagcttttcatcttttttatttatttattgactatTTTGTCTGTactggcaaaaaaaaagtattaacacACAGCAGGATGCTCTTTTTTGCTCCAAACCATTTGGTTCCTTATCATGAATGTTTGGAGGCAGGTGGCATGTTTAATATGGACACAAAGAGTGTATGAGTTTGCAGGAATACCTGATCCAGGAACAGAGTGAATAATGCACAGCCCGACACACACAGAAACCAGAGAGCCACATCAGCCATctgctgtgtgtatgtgtgtgtgactcaCTTTAATAGTCAGTATGACATGAGGATGACTCTTCAGCACCTCCACTGCTCTGTAATGATTAATGTTCTCAAAGCTCACACCATTGGCCGACAGGATCTGATCCCCCATCTTAACTCCGCCCTGTTCCGCCAGACCGCCAGGATCCAGCCTGCAAACAGCCAATCAGACACAACACTAGTGTTACATtcacatcaaaacaaaaatattaataaaagctacaatatgatactaaaataacccaGGCAACATCATCTGACTTTCTGTCTCATGTTAAGACTTTCAAACTTTaagctttaaaaatcattttaaatgttcagaCAAGTCTTTGTCAAGATAGCATCAGCGTTTAATGACTTTTTTGATCTAACCGAtgaatttatgtttaatttgttttacttattttagtgtTAATCCACCCGAAGGACTTCAAAAATGctgtcaaatcaaatcaaatgtttaGAAACTGTATGTTCAGTGCTGTACTGACTTGGAGACGTAGATGCCCAGGTTGTATTCTCGTCCTCCACGGATGTTGAGTCCCAGGCAGGGCTGGTGGTGAGAGAGATGCAGGTGAACCGTTCGACACAGGGCTCCATCTGAGCTGTACACCGAGACGGGAGCGTCCGATTCCTCCACCACCATCCGCCGATGGATCAGATCCAccctaaacacacaaacacacacgttgAGGATCTCAGCTCTGGACTCAAAGCGCGCGATTAGGTTGGTGACACCCACCACGTGGTTTTCTCATTAGTGTAGCGAAGGCCAGGCACGCGTCCCACCCGCTGGACGAGCAGACGGAGACGAGCGTGACCCGTCAGCACCTTCACAGCGCTGCTCATGCTGATGTTCTCCAGACTCACACCGTTCACCTCCAACAGCTTATCACCCACACACAGACCCGCCAGctctacacaaacacacacatgttaatgttgtaaaattCATCAATTATGAAACCAAAATGTACACAGAGCCTCGGACCTGCGGCgctgtttttctgcactctgCTGATGAAGACGCCGAGTCCGTGTTCAGATCCTCCTCGCACGCTGAAGCCCAGCTGACCATCGTCACCCCTGATGACCGTCAAGCTCACGATCTCACCTGCAGACAGACATGCGCTCAGTGTTCAGTTCTCAGCGCTTTTGTGGTTCATTCAGAGTCACTTCACCTGCCTCACCTGTCTCGGCCTCCATCTGGGGGTCTCAATCTCATCAGAGATGCTGAACTGATCCCAGAACGCCAGATCTCTCAGCTCACTGCTTCACAAACAGAGACAGCCATCGATCAATCAAAACGTCAAATGCctcagatatttaaaatagagTGATTTTAATATggtttcattcaaaatattttatctcacaatttggactgttttcctcacaattctcagtagtgatgggaagttcggatcattttaccgactcggacctttgagtctcgttcagcaaaatgaacaaatcttttttcgagtcatttcgttcattttagcaaaatataactaaaatgttacctgttacctccctaacacatctactgcttacacaaacgctgatcacactacaaacaagacaaaactataatgctataagaaacagaaaagattcattcattgtatacctgggtctttagtctatgattcgatcacctcgcctcttatctgacaagttttcgggtttgagtcgtttgttcatcaccTGACAccccaattagctaaccaacgcagtctgagccaGAAAGAAAactgattagttcatctctcgagtcttcgggttcgagtcgttcgttcatcacgtgacagccccataaggtgaacaaACGACTCTAAAAACCCGAAGACGaactgagagatataaacttgcagttgtcaggaaaaaaaaagtcagaattgtaagataaaaagtcgcagttaccatttttattttttatttaattgtaaaaaaaaaaaaaaaaaaaaaaaacatttgcgagatataaagttgcagttgacagaaaaaaagtcagaattgtgagataaagtcgcaattaccatttatatttctaattctattgtttaaaaaaaaataaaaatgtgattttgatgtaaactcagaattcagagaaaaaaaagtctgaattgtcaGATAAAAGTTGCAACAgcctttttaaatttgttatcCAGTGGTGAAAACatgctgttattattttaaaatataaaagatattATTTCTGCTATTCAAGGGTAAAACCATGGTACTTTGATATTTAGCATTATATTAACTGATCACAACATTCATACACAGCAGTACAGTATTGGAATACATGATTTTACCATATTTATGGTAGTGTTAGTTGTAGTGAAGCAATTCGCTGGtgatgtaaattattttaaaatttttttgttgttgttgttttgttttttgcttgaTTCATGAACGCGCTCTCTTAATGAACGTGATGCTGTTGACGAAGCGCGTGCCATAATCCCGCGCTGACGCGCGCGCGTTCACGACACTCAGGTGTCATTCAGCACCTCAGACAGCAGCAGCCCGGTCAAACTAACACAAACAACCACTAACTTATCTGTCAACAGCTGTCGATATACAAATAATGTGTAATATGTTCAAACTCAAACTAGCGATGAGCAGCAGATCCGTTATATCCGTTATATGTTTGAATACCGTCAATATGAAACGCTCCGTGCTGCTTCAGTCATTAAACATCACACTGAGAGACGCTACAGGTGGATAAATACCTTTCTAAAACCACAACCACTCTCTAATCGACACTCACAGACACTTTAAGCGACAGATGAAACTTTTACCTGTGTAAATTGTACCTGTTTCCATCCTGAGGTGAGCATCGTAATTTCTGACGCCCGCGGCTGTAAACCGTCCTCTGCCGTGACCCGCTCTCTGATTGGCTGCATTGGGAAGGTTGACGGATTCCTATAGGACTCTACACCTGTCAATCTTCACTCTGAGGCGGATCCTGTATTTATTAGTTATATGTCAATTGTTGTATGTGTACGCAGGTTTATGAGCTCATATCATCTGAGAGACTACATTAACATATTTGTACACTTTAACGtttatttcttctttatttttacgtttaaatgcatttttaatgtaataatagtatttcatatacatttaatattaattaaatatattttaatatttaatatttttatatttttttatattatctatattttatggatattttattaataatatttttaatatgttttcattttttttgtctatttcattaaatatttgtacGTTTGTCACACCagtgttttattcagtttatttcatAACCATGCACATAATAATCTGCACTTTTACAAAAGACTGAAGTGtaaagaataaatgaaaataaacaagaaaattttaaaaagacatttcagtgtttaaaacattagacatttaacaaaaaggAATTTTATGtagtaaaggaaaaaaaataattttagttgtGGTGTGTgagtgcgtgcgtgcgtgcgtgcgtgcgtgcgtgcgtgtgtgtgtgtgtgttggtggtCTGAAGTGTCAATCATCAAGGCCGTCCCCTCATTAGAGTTTAGGATCAGTCTGTCACATAGACACTCTCAGacgagacacacacacacacacacacacagaataaagcattatataattatatgtttTCAGAAAACTGTTGAGTTGATTTCAAGGcaagttaattttttaattttcaaagatGCTGTAGTGGTTTTCATCATGGTTTGATAGGAATCTAATTGTCTTGTGTCTCCTCCGTTTTCTGAATCCAGCTGACAGCCATCCGGACAGCAGTGAGATCGGCTTTATCTCCAAACTCCTTCTCGTGGTGCTCCAGCAGAATCCcctacaacacaaacacatccaTATGTTTCATATGTTTGGACGTTTTAAAATCATGTAACATGAAGATGATTGACATACACTACCTGGTTCTCTGGTCCAATCACATAAAGGCCTCCTAAAACGTACCCCTCCCCCTCCCTGTTGCCATGGTAACCTCTTCTCCACACCTGCAGCAGGTTCCTCCAAACACCAAAGCGAGCGAATCCCGAACTCCTCATCGTCCGCCGCTTCACACCATAGAAACACATCTGAAACAGCCaagaaatatgtattttgctttataagatattttacaataatataataatatgaaatatctcAAAACACTGCTTGACCAGTCAAATTAGaccagaattttattttttaattaagatattttgtagtaACATAATAGGATGAAATTAGACCACTACtacattgttattttattttattttattttactttataaaattataaaatatcatatatatattatatatatatatatatatatatatatatatatatatatatatatatatatatatatatatatatatatatatatatatataatttaacaatataatttatatatatatgtaatttaacaaCATGTCAGTGACCACAGTAATTTTTATAGCAAGAAACTAAGAAAATATGGGCAAGAAATCTGTTTAGTtttataagatattttacaataatataatattacatatctTAAAAGACTCCTTGACCAGTCAAATTAGACCAGAATGTttctttagttatttttttaattaagttattttatagtAACATAATAGTATGAAATTAGACCactacaatattttattttattttattttattttattttattttattttattttattttattttttttttattttttttttttttttttttttagataatttaacAACATGTCAGTGGCCACAGTAATTTTCATAGcaagaaacagaataaaatatggcaaaatatatttaaaaaaggcaaaatacaaagtaaaatattaataaagtatgaataaataaaataaaaaaccaaAATGATGCAAAAGATTTGTACTACATTTGCattatataaaatcacaaaaaatatatataaaatgcgtaaatcttttaaatataatatatacattgtatatgttatatataaatattataaatattttataaaacatataatttacaaaatactgcTAGAGAAGTGATGACTAAATATTTCAAGCAAATAAATTCCTGATGACTTTCTAATGAATCTGAGCTTTTCTaactatatttaattaattctgACAACAAACTAATGAACTAACCAAATGTCTACTTAAACAGCACAATTATGTCATGATCTGCAACCATGTTCGTTTATGTATGTCATTT
Proteins encoded in this window:
- the pdzd7b gene encoding PDZ domain-containing protein 7 isoform X1, whose protein sequence is MEAETGEIVSLTVIRGDDGQLGFSVRGGSEHGLGVFISRVQKNSAAELAGLCVGDKLLEVNGVSLENISMSSAVKVLTGHARLRLLVQRVGRVPGLRYTNEKTTWVDLIHRRMVVEESDAPVSVYSSDGALCRTVHLHLSHHQPCLGLNIRGGREYNLGIYVSKLDPGGLAEQGGVKMGDQILSANGVSFENINHYRAVEVLKSHPHVILTIKEAGRYPAYKEMVTELSWMNKAGSGTIYSSSQGSESHSSTSSLSSGTPLGSVSGLSQATLPVSLPLGAKMSDVRGSTETQFHPDSTDGGGQSEQLRTLSRGPTELLQDSVIRSEEELGERRVEGRKTSLLMALSRPSPPIRRTRSHVTVSEEEKKHKRKQTEKGEDGSRPLHRSKTFFGLFRKRDSSRSRSRSPSRSESSLGRCDAGLSERDAMSQLREMAVRLLEDEDVVVLMEICKRYLSERGLTTLVHPLLAILNTPEKLLLLREIRSLVSSSDLPLFNSMVSLFEEEAYDILKSRSRRSSPLRSPQSGHAPRRHLITPVPACLSASDLHGGFELHAAEDLERQNQLAEGLEQLRLSCCQDQNESKAFSPLLDVPVDTYGHSDSLTSSRTSTLLPNWLLAENTRSYSGQTADDSFSTQRGRSPVRNGHSERRAGEEDVLFTVVDAPRHKRPLLSQVFGSLKKSHSSTVSPAGETLCEKRTCDVHTESEFELTTVRISKTKQSLGISISGGSESRVQPMVKIERIFPGGAASTSDALRAGFELVSVDGVSLQDVTHQDAVEIIRQAFSNKNINPMELVVKVPREPRVS
- the pdzd7b gene encoding PDZ domain-containing protein 7 isoform X2, yielding MEAETGEIVSLTVIRGDDGQLGFSVRGGSEHGLGVFISRVQKNSAAELAGLCVGDKLLEVNGVSLENISMSSAVKVLTGHARLRLLVQRVGRVPGLRYTNEKTTWVDLIHRRMVVEESDAPVSVYSSDGALCRTVHLHLSHHQPCLGLNIRGGREYNLGIYVSKLDPGGLAEQGGVKMGDQILSANGVSFENINHYRAVEVLKSHPHVILTIKEAGRYPAYKEMVTELSWMNKGSGTIYSSSQGSESHSSTSSLSSGTPLGSVSGLSQATLPVSLPLGAKMSDVRGSTETQFHPDSTDGGGQSEQLRTLSRGPTELLQDSVIRSEEELGERRVEGRKTSLLMALSRPSPPIRRTRSHVTVSEEEKKHKRKQTEKGEDGSRPLHRSKTFFGLFRKRDSSRSRSRSPSRSESSLGRCDAGLSERDAMSQLREMAVRLLEDEDVVVLMEICKRYLSERGLTTLVHPLLAILNTPEKLLLLREIRSLVSSSDLPLFNSMVSLFEEEAYDILKSRSRRSSPLRSPQSGHAPRRHLITPVPACLSASDLHGGFELHAAEDLERQNQLAEGLEQLRLSCCQDQNESKAFSPLLDVPVDTYGHSDSLTSSRTSTLLPNWLLAENTRSYSGQTADDSFSTQRGRSPVRNGHSERRAGEEDVLFTVVDAPRHKRPLLSQVFGSLKKSHSSTVSPAGETLCEKRTCDVHTESEFELTTVRISKTKQSLGISISGGSESRVQPMVKIERIFPGGAASTSDALRAGFELVSVDGVSLQDVTHQDAVEIIRQAFSNKNINPMELVVKVPREPRVS
- the pdzd7b gene encoding PDZ domain-containing protein 7 isoform X3; the protein is MEAETGEIVSLTVIRGDDGQLGFSVRGGSEHGLGVFISRVQKNSAAELAGLCVGDKLLEVNGVSLENISMSSAVKVLTGHARLRLLVQRVGRVPGLRYTNEKTTWVDLIHRRMVVEESDAPVSVYSSDGALCRTVHLHLSHHQPCLGLNIRGGREYNLGIYVSKLDPGGLAEQGGVKMGDQILSANGVSFENINHYRAVEVLKSHPHVILTIKEAGRYPAYKEMVTELSWMNKAGSGTIYSSSQGSESHSSTSSLSSGTPLGSVSGLSQATLPVSLPLGAKMSDVRGSTETQFHPDSTDGGGQSEQLRTLSRGPTELLQDSVIRSEEELGERRVEGRKTSLLMALSRPSPPIRRTRSHVTVSEEEKKHKRKQTEKGEDGSRPLHRSKTFFGLFRKRDSSRSRSRSPSRSESSLGRCDAGLSERDAMSQLREMAVRLLEDEDVVVLMEICKRYLSERGLTTLVHPLLAILNTPEKLLLLREIRSLVSSSDLPLFNSMVSLFEEEAYDILKSRSRRSSPLRSPQSGHAPRRHLITPVPDLHGGFELHAAEDLERQNQLAEGLEQLRLSCCQDQNESKAFSPLLDVPVDTYGHSDSLTSSRTSTLLPNWLLAENTRSYSGQTADDSFSTQRGRSPVRNGHSERRAGEEDVLFTVVDAPRHKRPLLSQVFGSLKKSHSSTVSPAGETLCEKRTCDVHTESEFELTTVRISKTKQSLGISISGGSESRVQPMVKIERIFPGGAASTSDALRAGFELVSVDGVSLQDVTHQDAVEIIRQAFSNKNINPMELVVKVPREPRVS